Proteins from a genomic interval of Stigmatopora nigra isolate UIUO_SnigA chromosome 19, RoL_Snig_1.1, whole genome shotgun sequence:
- the map7d2a gene encoding MAP7 domain-containing protein 2a isoform X5 codes for MANILTSSDTVAAVDKMAPPTVPPHPEKKSGINHYGSPARTKKTTNTDKKPVLNGYTPPSHLIANISTNHANKPTVEGFMKTDDRMRLAKERREERDRSLAAREQVIREKERRSQLQYERTVEERWKRLEEQRHREDQRRAAVEEKRRMQLEEEKERLEALMRRSLERSINLENRHKRMNRAYPVGAGDTENASYSTAITLSHGLASPLPAVSESAPCSPRRSPLCSSRSPAEPYRSGLLEGSHSTPNTPKKERLHREKRTSSPGGAFTKKRSDSPANVTKQKTTSKMSSKTRTQSPNDTHDSHGPATKPWLYSDKKGHCKGEVMGKVNAYNTVDTFKVSASEILKGDAPDKKDVTYNEGKKREPSPCLPSGKVSAGITNAEEASKLLAERRRLARVQKELEEKKRDEARYKEESLSRYTQEQRQREMKGSGKSVTDLDKAIQQEHKHQHDLQEKQREKVISLAHEDMQRQRQDRDHQTQQEEEERQLRKKRIEEIMKRTRKGETDVKETRSPSGDVKILESKAQEDVKGCKEQIEKQGDRGSEKEPAREMQVNNYMQASVTFKDMDLYKEPNIIESRVNQNDHHEAVIPGSVPMKGEVMAEESKQKTTSSAEGIDRLDSQLPLGLPPPPAIHLQPLEVKHPYDGVQSMDVSPASKEELISIPEFSPVNEIQQCAIGNNRALEDLMDLTGSVTCFKRTTEGNIGDLNKNLIEGVVSPMADRKTIEVSSPSNKLNVR; via the exons TGGACAAGATGGCACCTCCGACTGTCCCTCCACATCCTGAGAAGAAGAGTGGAATAAACCATTATGGTTCCCCAGccagaactaaaaaaacaa CTAACACTGACAAGAAGCCTGTCTTAAATGGATATACACCACCATCACACTTGATTGCCAACATAAGCACCAACCATGCCAACAAACCAA ctgTGGAGGGTTTCATGAAGACTGATGACAGAATGCGTTTAGCCAAAGAGAGACgggaagagagagacagaagcCTTG cggCAAGAGAGCAGGTTATCAGAGAGAAGGAGCGGCGATCTCAGCTACAGTATGAACGTACAGTGGAGGAACGCTGGAAGCGATTGGAGGAGCAGAGGCACAGGGAGGATCAGCGTCGAGCGGCAGTGGAGGAAAAGCGAAGAATGCAGCTTGAGGAAGAGAAG GAGCGTCTGGAAGCCCTGATGAGACGTTCTCTGGAACGCAGCATAAACCTGGAGAACAGACACAAACGCATGAACAGAGCCTATCCTGTTGGAGCAG GTGATACTGAGAATGCATCTTACTCCACTGCAATCACCCTTTCCCATGGCCTTGCCTCCCCTCTTCCTGCTGTCAGCGAATCTG CGCCCTGCAGCCCTCGTAGGTCACCTTTGTGCAGTTCCCGGAGCCCAGCTGAACCCTACAGAAGCGGACTTCTGGAAGGCTCTCATTCCACTCCCAACACTCCCAAG AAAGAGCGCCTACATAGAGAAAAGAGAACTTCGTCCCCAGGTGGTGCCTTCACAAAGAAAAGATCGGATTCTCCTGCGAATGTCACCAAACAGAAGACTACCTCCAA GATGTCGTCTAAGACACGAACGCAGTCTCCCAATGACACCCACGATTCTCACGGCCCTGCTACCAAACCCTGGCTTTACAGTGATAAGAAAGGACACTGTAAGGGTGAAGTTATGGGAAAAGTAAATGCCTACAACACAGTGGACACATTTAAAGTCAGTGCATCAGAAATCCTTAAAGGTGATGCACCTGATAAAAAGGATGTTACTTACAATGAAGGAAAGAAAAGAG AGCCATCACCGTGCTTGCCCTCGGGGAAAGTATCCGCCGGAATTACCAACGCAGAAGAGGCGAGTAAGCTGCTGGCAGAGCGGAGACGTCTGGCTCGAGTGCAGAAAGAACTGGAGGAGAAAAAACGGGACGAGGCAAG GTACAAGGAAGAATCACTGAGCAGATATACACAAGAGCAACGGCAGCGTGAAATGAAAGGTTCTGGAAAAAGTGTCACAGATTTGGACAAGGCAATACAACAAGAACATAAGCATCAACATGACCTGCAGGAGAAGCAG AGGGAAAAGGTTATAAGCCTAGCACATGAAGATATGCAGCGTCAGCGTCAAGATCGCGACCATCAGAcacaacaagaagaagaggagaggCAGCTGAGGAAGAAg AGAATTGAGGAAATCATGAAGAGAACCAGGAAAGGCGAAACTGATGTGAAG GAGACCAGGTCACCATCAG GGGATGTAAAGATTCTTGAAAGTAAAGCTCAGGAAGATGTTAAAGGGTGTAAAGAGCAAATTGAAAAGCAGGGCGACAGGGGCAGTGAGAAAGAACCAGCAAGGGAAATGCAAGTCAACAACTACATGCAAGCAAGTGTCACTTTCAAAGATATGGACCTGTACAAAGAACCAAACATCATTGAAAGTAGGGTTAATCAAAATGACCATCATGAAGCAGTCATACCAGGTAGTGTACCCATGAAAGGTGAGGTGATGGCCGaggaaagcaaacaaaaaacaacatcctcGGCAGAGGGAATCGATAGACTTGATTCACAGCTACCTTTGGGACTGCCTCCACCACCTGCTATCCACCTGCAGCCGCTGGAGGTGAAGCATCCTTATGATGGGGTGCAGTCTATGGACGTCAG CCCAGCTTCAAAGGAGGAATTGATATCCATACCTGAATTTTCACCTGTAAATGAAATCCAGCAATGTGCTATCGGCAACAACCGAGCTCTCGAAGACCTGATGGACTTGACGGGAAGTGTGACGTGCTTCAAAAGGACCACTGAAGGCAACATCGGTGATTTGAACAAAAACTTGATCGAGGGGGTTGTCAGTCCCATGGCAGATCGCAAGACCATCGAGGTGTCATCTCCCTCCAATAAGCTTAATGTCCGTTAG
- the map7d2a gene encoding MAP7 domain-containing protein 2a isoform X2, protein MANILTSSDTVAAVDKMAPPTVPPHPEKKSGINHYGSPARTKKTTNTDKKPVLNGYTPPSHLIANISTNHANKPTVEGFMKTDDRMRLAKERREERDRSLAAREQVIREKERRSQLQYERTVEERWKRLEEQRHREDQRRAAVEEKRRMQLEEEKERLEALMRRSLERSINLENRHKRMNRAYPVGAAPCSPRRSPLCSSRSPAEPYRSGLLEGSHSTPNTPKKERLHREKRTSSPGGAFTKKRSDSPANVTKQKTTSKMSSKTRTQSPNDTHDSHGPATKPWLYSDKKGHCKGEVMGKVNAYNTVDTFKVSASEILKGDAPDKKDVTYNEGKKREPSPCLPSGKVSAGITNAEEASKLLAERRRLARVQKELEEKKRDEARYKEESLSRYTQEQRQREMKGSGKSVTDLDKAIQQEHKHQHDLQEKQREKVISLAHEDMQRQRQDRDHQTQQEEEERQLRKKRIEEIMKRTRKGETDVKETRSPSGDVKILESKAQEDVKGCKEQIEKQGDRGSEKEPAREMQVNNYMQASVTFKDMDLYKEPNIIESRVNQNDHHEAVIPGSVPMKGEVMAEESKQKTTSSAEGIDRLDSQLPLGLPPPPAIHLQPLEVKHPYDGVQSMDVR, encoded by the exons TGGACAAGATGGCACCTCCGACTGTCCCTCCACATCCTGAGAAGAAGAGTGGAATAAACCATTATGGTTCCCCAGccagaactaaaaaaacaa CTAACACTGACAAGAAGCCTGTCTTAAATGGATATACACCACCATCACACTTGATTGCCAACATAAGCACCAACCATGCCAACAAACCAA ctgTGGAGGGTTTCATGAAGACTGATGACAGAATGCGTTTAGCCAAAGAGAGACgggaagagagagacagaagcCTTG cggCAAGAGAGCAGGTTATCAGAGAGAAGGAGCGGCGATCTCAGCTACAGTATGAACGTACAGTGGAGGAACGCTGGAAGCGATTGGAGGAGCAGAGGCACAGGGAGGATCAGCGTCGAGCGGCAGTGGAGGAAAAGCGAAGAATGCAGCTTGAGGAAGAGAAG GAGCGTCTGGAAGCCCTGATGAGACGTTCTCTGGAACGCAGCATAAACCTGGAGAACAGACACAAACGCATGAACAGAGCCTATCCTGTTGGAGCAG CGCCCTGCAGCCCTCGTAGGTCACCTTTGTGCAGTTCCCGGAGCCCAGCTGAACCCTACAGAAGCGGACTTCTGGAAGGCTCTCATTCCACTCCCAACACTCCCAAG AAAGAGCGCCTACATAGAGAAAAGAGAACTTCGTCCCCAGGTGGTGCCTTCACAAAGAAAAGATCGGATTCTCCTGCGAATGTCACCAAACAGAAGACTACCTCCAA GATGTCGTCTAAGACACGAACGCAGTCTCCCAATGACACCCACGATTCTCACGGCCCTGCTACCAAACCCTGGCTTTACAGTGATAAGAAAGGACACTGTAAGGGTGAAGTTATGGGAAAAGTAAATGCCTACAACACAGTGGACACATTTAAAGTCAGTGCATCAGAAATCCTTAAAGGTGATGCACCTGATAAAAAGGATGTTACTTACAATGAAGGAAAGAAAAGAG AGCCATCACCGTGCTTGCCCTCGGGGAAAGTATCCGCCGGAATTACCAACGCAGAAGAGGCGAGTAAGCTGCTGGCAGAGCGGAGACGTCTGGCTCGAGTGCAGAAAGAACTGGAGGAGAAAAAACGGGACGAGGCAAG GTACAAGGAAGAATCACTGAGCAGATATACACAAGAGCAACGGCAGCGTGAAATGAAAGGTTCTGGAAAAAGTGTCACAGATTTGGACAAGGCAATACAACAAGAACATAAGCATCAACATGACCTGCAGGAGAAGCAG AGGGAAAAGGTTATAAGCCTAGCACATGAAGATATGCAGCGTCAGCGTCAAGATCGCGACCATCAGAcacaacaagaagaagaggagaggCAGCTGAGGAAGAAg AGAATTGAGGAAATCATGAAGAGAACCAGGAAAGGCGAAACTGATGTGAAG GAGACCAGGTCACCATCAG GGGATGTAAAGATTCTTGAAAGTAAAGCTCAGGAAGATGTTAAAGGGTGTAAAGAGCAAATTGAAAAGCAGGGCGACAGGGGCAGTGAGAAAGAACCAGCAAGGGAAATGCAAGTCAACAACTACATGCAAGCAAGTGTCACTTTCAAAGATATGGACCTGTACAAAGAACCAAACATCATTGAAAGTAGGGTTAATCAAAATGACCATCATGAAGCAGTCATACCAGGTAGTGTACCCATGAAAGGTGAGGTGATGGCCGaggaaagcaaacaaaaaacaacatcctcGGCAGAGGGAATCGATAGACTTGATTCACAGCTACCTTTGGGACTGCCTCCACCACCTGCTATCCACCTGCAGCCGCTGGAGGTGAAGCATCCTTATGATGGGGTGCAGTCTATGGACGTCAGGTGA
- the map7d2a gene encoding MAP7 domain-containing protein 2a isoform X4: MAPPTVPPHPEKKSGINHYGSPARTKKTTVEGFMKTDDRMRLAKERREERDRSLAAREQVIREKERRSQLQYERTVEERWKRLEEQRHREDQRRAAVEEKRRMQLEEEKERLEALMRRSLERSINLENRHKRMNRAYPVGAGDTENASYSTAITLSHGLASPLPAVSESAPCSPRRSPLCSSRSPAEPYRSGLLEGSHSTPNTPKKERLHREKRTSSPGGAFTKKRSDSPANVTKQKTTSKMSSKTRTQSPNDTHDSHGPATKPWLYSDKKGHCKGEVMGKVNAYNTVDTFKVSASEILKGDAPDKKDVTYNEGKKREPSPCLPSGKVSAGITNAEEASKLLAERRRLARVQKELEEKKRDEARYKEESLSRYTQEQRQREMKGSGKSVTDLDKAIQQEHKHQHDLQEKQREKVISLAHEDMQRQRQDRDHQTQQEEEERQLRKKRIEEIMKRTRKGETDVKETRSPSGDVKILESKAQEDVKGCKEQIEKQGDRGSEKEPAREMQVNNYMQASVTFKDMDLYKEPNIIESRVNQNDHHEAVIPGSVPMKGEVMAEESKQKTTSSAEGIDRLDSQLPLGLPPPPAIHLQPLEVKHPYDGVQSMDVR, from the exons ATGGCACCTCCGACTGTCCCTCCACATCCTGAGAAGAAGAGTGGAATAAACCATTATGGTTCCCCAGccagaactaaaaaaacaa ctgTGGAGGGTTTCATGAAGACTGATGACAGAATGCGTTTAGCCAAAGAGAGACgggaagagagagacagaagcCTTG cggCAAGAGAGCAGGTTATCAGAGAGAAGGAGCGGCGATCTCAGCTACAGTATGAACGTACAGTGGAGGAACGCTGGAAGCGATTGGAGGAGCAGAGGCACAGGGAGGATCAGCGTCGAGCGGCAGTGGAGGAAAAGCGAAGAATGCAGCTTGAGGAAGAGAAG GAGCGTCTGGAAGCCCTGATGAGACGTTCTCTGGAACGCAGCATAAACCTGGAGAACAGACACAAACGCATGAACAGAGCCTATCCTGTTGGAGCAG GTGATACTGAGAATGCATCTTACTCCACTGCAATCACCCTTTCCCATGGCCTTGCCTCCCCTCTTCCTGCTGTCAGCGAATCTG CGCCCTGCAGCCCTCGTAGGTCACCTTTGTGCAGTTCCCGGAGCCCAGCTGAACCCTACAGAAGCGGACTTCTGGAAGGCTCTCATTCCACTCCCAACACTCCCAAG AAAGAGCGCCTACATAGAGAAAAGAGAACTTCGTCCCCAGGTGGTGCCTTCACAAAGAAAAGATCGGATTCTCCTGCGAATGTCACCAAACAGAAGACTACCTCCAA GATGTCGTCTAAGACACGAACGCAGTCTCCCAATGACACCCACGATTCTCACGGCCCTGCTACCAAACCCTGGCTTTACAGTGATAAGAAAGGACACTGTAAGGGTGAAGTTATGGGAAAAGTAAATGCCTACAACACAGTGGACACATTTAAAGTCAGTGCATCAGAAATCCTTAAAGGTGATGCACCTGATAAAAAGGATGTTACTTACAATGAAGGAAAGAAAAGAG AGCCATCACCGTGCTTGCCCTCGGGGAAAGTATCCGCCGGAATTACCAACGCAGAAGAGGCGAGTAAGCTGCTGGCAGAGCGGAGACGTCTGGCTCGAGTGCAGAAAGAACTGGAGGAGAAAAAACGGGACGAGGCAAG GTACAAGGAAGAATCACTGAGCAGATATACACAAGAGCAACGGCAGCGTGAAATGAAAGGTTCTGGAAAAAGTGTCACAGATTTGGACAAGGCAATACAACAAGAACATAAGCATCAACATGACCTGCAGGAGAAGCAG AGGGAAAAGGTTATAAGCCTAGCACATGAAGATATGCAGCGTCAGCGTCAAGATCGCGACCATCAGAcacaacaagaagaagaggagaggCAGCTGAGGAAGAAg AGAATTGAGGAAATCATGAAGAGAACCAGGAAAGGCGAAACTGATGTGAAG GAGACCAGGTCACCATCAG GGGATGTAAAGATTCTTGAAAGTAAAGCTCAGGAAGATGTTAAAGGGTGTAAAGAGCAAATTGAAAAGCAGGGCGACAGGGGCAGTGAGAAAGAACCAGCAAGGGAAATGCAAGTCAACAACTACATGCAAGCAAGTGTCACTTTCAAAGATATGGACCTGTACAAAGAACCAAACATCATTGAAAGTAGGGTTAATCAAAATGACCATCATGAAGCAGTCATACCAGGTAGTGTACCCATGAAAGGTGAGGTGATGGCCGaggaaagcaaacaaaaaacaacatcctcGGCAGAGGGAATCGATAGACTTGATTCACAGCTACCTTTGGGACTGCCTCCACCACCTGCTATCCACCTGCAGCCGCTGGAGGTGAAGCATCCTTATGATGGGGTGCAGTCTATGGACGTCAGGTGA
- the map7d2a gene encoding MAP7 domain-containing protein 2a isoform X3 has translation MANILTSSDTVAAVDKMAPPTVPPHPEKKSGINHYGSPARTKKTTVEGFMKTDDRMRLAKERREERDRSLAAREQVIREKERRSQLQYERTVEERWKRLEEQRHREDQRRAAVEEKRRMQLEEEKERLEALMRRSLERSINLENRHKRMNRAYPVGAGDTENASYSTAITLSHGLASPLPAVSESAPCSPRRSPLCSSRSPAEPYRSGLLEGSHSTPNTPKKERLHREKRTSSPGGAFTKKRSDSPANVTKQKTTSKMSSKTRTQSPNDTHDSHGPATKPWLYSDKKGHCKGEVMGKVNAYNTVDTFKVSASEILKGDAPDKKDVTYNEGKKREPSPCLPSGKVSAGITNAEEASKLLAERRRLARVQKELEEKKRDEARYKEESLSRYTQEQRQREMKGSGKSVTDLDKAIQQEHKHQHDLQEKQREKVISLAHEDMQRQRQDRDHQTQQEEEERQLRKKRIEEIMKRTRKGETDVKETRSPSGDVKILESKAQEDVKGCKEQIEKQGDRGSEKEPAREMQVNNYMQASVTFKDMDLYKEPNIIESRVNQNDHHEAVIPGSVPMKGEVMAEESKQKTTSSAEGIDRLDSQLPLGLPPPPAIHLQPLEVKHPYDGVQSMDVR, from the exons TGGACAAGATGGCACCTCCGACTGTCCCTCCACATCCTGAGAAGAAGAGTGGAATAAACCATTATGGTTCCCCAGccagaactaaaaaaacaa ctgTGGAGGGTTTCATGAAGACTGATGACAGAATGCGTTTAGCCAAAGAGAGACgggaagagagagacagaagcCTTG cggCAAGAGAGCAGGTTATCAGAGAGAAGGAGCGGCGATCTCAGCTACAGTATGAACGTACAGTGGAGGAACGCTGGAAGCGATTGGAGGAGCAGAGGCACAGGGAGGATCAGCGTCGAGCGGCAGTGGAGGAAAAGCGAAGAATGCAGCTTGAGGAAGAGAAG GAGCGTCTGGAAGCCCTGATGAGACGTTCTCTGGAACGCAGCATAAACCTGGAGAACAGACACAAACGCATGAACAGAGCCTATCCTGTTGGAGCAG GTGATACTGAGAATGCATCTTACTCCACTGCAATCACCCTTTCCCATGGCCTTGCCTCCCCTCTTCCTGCTGTCAGCGAATCTG CGCCCTGCAGCCCTCGTAGGTCACCTTTGTGCAGTTCCCGGAGCCCAGCTGAACCCTACAGAAGCGGACTTCTGGAAGGCTCTCATTCCACTCCCAACACTCCCAAG AAAGAGCGCCTACATAGAGAAAAGAGAACTTCGTCCCCAGGTGGTGCCTTCACAAAGAAAAGATCGGATTCTCCTGCGAATGTCACCAAACAGAAGACTACCTCCAA GATGTCGTCTAAGACACGAACGCAGTCTCCCAATGACACCCACGATTCTCACGGCCCTGCTACCAAACCCTGGCTTTACAGTGATAAGAAAGGACACTGTAAGGGTGAAGTTATGGGAAAAGTAAATGCCTACAACACAGTGGACACATTTAAAGTCAGTGCATCAGAAATCCTTAAAGGTGATGCACCTGATAAAAAGGATGTTACTTACAATGAAGGAAAGAAAAGAG AGCCATCACCGTGCTTGCCCTCGGGGAAAGTATCCGCCGGAATTACCAACGCAGAAGAGGCGAGTAAGCTGCTGGCAGAGCGGAGACGTCTGGCTCGAGTGCAGAAAGAACTGGAGGAGAAAAAACGGGACGAGGCAAG GTACAAGGAAGAATCACTGAGCAGATATACACAAGAGCAACGGCAGCGTGAAATGAAAGGTTCTGGAAAAAGTGTCACAGATTTGGACAAGGCAATACAACAAGAACATAAGCATCAACATGACCTGCAGGAGAAGCAG AGGGAAAAGGTTATAAGCCTAGCACATGAAGATATGCAGCGTCAGCGTCAAGATCGCGACCATCAGAcacaacaagaagaagaggagaggCAGCTGAGGAAGAAg AGAATTGAGGAAATCATGAAGAGAACCAGGAAAGGCGAAACTGATGTGAAG GAGACCAGGTCACCATCAG GGGATGTAAAGATTCTTGAAAGTAAAGCTCAGGAAGATGTTAAAGGGTGTAAAGAGCAAATTGAAAAGCAGGGCGACAGGGGCAGTGAGAAAGAACCAGCAAGGGAAATGCAAGTCAACAACTACATGCAAGCAAGTGTCACTTTCAAAGATATGGACCTGTACAAAGAACCAAACATCATTGAAAGTAGGGTTAATCAAAATGACCATCATGAAGCAGTCATACCAGGTAGTGTACCCATGAAAGGTGAGGTGATGGCCGaggaaagcaaacaaaaaacaacatcctcGGCAGAGGGAATCGATAGACTTGATTCACAGCTACCTTTGGGACTGCCTCCACCACCTGCTATCCACCTGCAGCCGCTGGAGGTGAAGCATCCTTATGATGGGGTGCAGTCTATGGACGTCAGGTGA
- the map7d2a gene encoding MAP7 domain-containing protein 2a isoform X1, whose protein sequence is MAPPTVPPHPEKKSGINHYGSPARTKKTTNTDKKPVLNGYTPPSHLIANISTNHANKPTVEGFMKTDDRMRLAKERREERDRSLAAREQVIREKERRSQLQYERTVEERWKRLEEQRHREDQRRAAVEEKRRMQLEEEKERLEALMRRSLERSINLENRHKRMNRAYPVGAGDTENASYSTAITLSHGLASPLPAVSESAPCSPRRSPLCSSRSPAEPYRSGLLEGSHSTPNTPKKERLHREKRTSSPGGAFTKKRSDSPANVTKQKTTSKMSSKTRTQSPNDTHDSHGPATKPWLYSDKKGHCKGEVMGKVNAYNTVDTFKVSASEILKGDAPDKKDVTYNEGKKREPSPCLPSGKVSAGITNAEEASKLLAERRRLARVQKELEEKKRDEARYKEESLSRYTQEQRQREMKGSGKSVTDLDKAIQQEHKHQHDLQEKQREKVISLAHEDMQRQRQDRDHQTQQEEEERQLRKKRIEEIMKRTRKGETDVKETRSPSGDVKILESKAQEDVKGCKEQIEKQGDRGSEKEPAREMQVNNYMQASVTFKDMDLYKEPNIIESRVNQNDHHEAVIPGSVPMKGEVMAEESKQKTTSSAEGIDRLDSQLPLGLPPPPAIHLQPLEVKHPYDGVQSMDVR, encoded by the exons ATGGCACCTCCGACTGTCCCTCCACATCCTGAGAAGAAGAGTGGAATAAACCATTATGGTTCCCCAGccagaactaaaaaaacaa CTAACACTGACAAGAAGCCTGTCTTAAATGGATATACACCACCATCACACTTGATTGCCAACATAAGCACCAACCATGCCAACAAACCAA ctgTGGAGGGTTTCATGAAGACTGATGACAGAATGCGTTTAGCCAAAGAGAGACgggaagagagagacagaagcCTTG cggCAAGAGAGCAGGTTATCAGAGAGAAGGAGCGGCGATCTCAGCTACAGTATGAACGTACAGTGGAGGAACGCTGGAAGCGATTGGAGGAGCAGAGGCACAGGGAGGATCAGCGTCGAGCGGCAGTGGAGGAAAAGCGAAGAATGCAGCTTGAGGAAGAGAAG GAGCGTCTGGAAGCCCTGATGAGACGTTCTCTGGAACGCAGCATAAACCTGGAGAACAGACACAAACGCATGAACAGAGCCTATCCTGTTGGAGCAG GTGATACTGAGAATGCATCTTACTCCACTGCAATCACCCTTTCCCATGGCCTTGCCTCCCCTCTTCCTGCTGTCAGCGAATCTG CGCCCTGCAGCCCTCGTAGGTCACCTTTGTGCAGTTCCCGGAGCCCAGCTGAACCCTACAGAAGCGGACTTCTGGAAGGCTCTCATTCCACTCCCAACACTCCCAAG AAAGAGCGCCTACATAGAGAAAAGAGAACTTCGTCCCCAGGTGGTGCCTTCACAAAGAAAAGATCGGATTCTCCTGCGAATGTCACCAAACAGAAGACTACCTCCAA GATGTCGTCTAAGACACGAACGCAGTCTCCCAATGACACCCACGATTCTCACGGCCCTGCTACCAAACCCTGGCTTTACAGTGATAAGAAAGGACACTGTAAGGGTGAAGTTATGGGAAAAGTAAATGCCTACAACACAGTGGACACATTTAAAGTCAGTGCATCAGAAATCCTTAAAGGTGATGCACCTGATAAAAAGGATGTTACTTACAATGAAGGAAAGAAAAGAG AGCCATCACCGTGCTTGCCCTCGGGGAAAGTATCCGCCGGAATTACCAACGCAGAAGAGGCGAGTAAGCTGCTGGCAGAGCGGAGACGTCTGGCTCGAGTGCAGAAAGAACTGGAGGAGAAAAAACGGGACGAGGCAAG GTACAAGGAAGAATCACTGAGCAGATATACACAAGAGCAACGGCAGCGTGAAATGAAAGGTTCTGGAAAAAGTGTCACAGATTTGGACAAGGCAATACAACAAGAACATAAGCATCAACATGACCTGCAGGAGAAGCAG AGGGAAAAGGTTATAAGCCTAGCACATGAAGATATGCAGCGTCAGCGTCAAGATCGCGACCATCAGAcacaacaagaagaagaggagaggCAGCTGAGGAAGAAg AGAATTGAGGAAATCATGAAGAGAACCAGGAAAGGCGAAACTGATGTGAAG GAGACCAGGTCACCATCAG GGGATGTAAAGATTCTTGAAAGTAAAGCTCAGGAAGATGTTAAAGGGTGTAAAGAGCAAATTGAAAAGCAGGGCGACAGGGGCAGTGAGAAAGAACCAGCAAGGGAAATGCAAGTCAACAACTACATGCAAGCAAGTGTCACTTTCAAAGATATGGACCTGTACAAAGAACCAAACATCATTGAAAGTAGGGTTAATCAAAATGACCATCATGAAGCAGTCATACCAGGTAGTGTACCCATGAAAGGTGAGGTGATGGCCGaggaaagcaaacaaaaaacaacatcctcGGCAGAGGGAATCGATAGACTTGATTCACAGCTACCTTTGGGACTGCCTCCACCACCTGCTATCCACCTGCAGCCGCTGGAGGTGAAGCATCCTTATGATGGGGTGCAGTCTATGGACGTCAGGTGA